The Mercenaria mercenaria strain notata chromosome 10, MADL_Memer_1, whole genome shotgun sequence genome contains a region encoding:
- the LOC123561858 gene encoding uncharacterized protein LOC123561858 isoform X4 → MVYVYIGLTFMLLLQLELGYTESQTDCGSLTVKANTLAEGEIARLEFTIHPGRQIKWEKKINSTFQQLFNGGDYYMPKYGEKTTVHNLLIYNSDYSHSGEYRVNCDPAVSNTVYLNIVPTPPTVPEFSGNESIPECKECILAELNVPVNVECFVRGGTEPVVLNMFKDGNIISNVNKSITGSKNGVNIYHARHIFIPSKMDFDVVFTCTVKNPALRVELVMSAPLYIRADPETVKIKVKQTTENEPSEIQCITKKGRPPRKSSILIDNNEEVKTEKTSEIKTDHTYSVTTTVVKNFTRFDNQKKVMCCSVILNRICSNTSNVNVLFPPKIVRVTEMMKSNEDNGETELKLRCSVEASNPRSSIEWKGVKKVTRTLTIKEYTNHSDTHGWTYFADWVFNLTKDDNGRSMRCEVKNPQFPNLELVQSYRPNITYAPIITVSVSGQENGVAYLGDDVFLTCHVDSNPPSTLSWYNQTALIKGERPRTILALLFFVLFFEELYGAKNFDLPLVNISFDHSQTYTCTARNSIGSTKSKNVTLIVKDASEKPVTKPTTGQQSASSSVAVAVIGCVIALVVAVIAVIAFLYRRKKRQNTSLERKGTYQMKIEDRKPSVHLVGNEPVYNNVATSSNGNAVEEQPEYAFVVPKNERENANACPESDNDAENESPENEKGDNLVYAELDLNQDSNNAVKRPLLIRDEPTEYVSIDFHKTGTVTMNEDGGEI, encoded by the exons AAAGTCAGACAGACTGTGGAAGTCTTACAGTTAAAGCAAATACTTTGGCAGAGGGAGAAATCGCTAGATTAGAGTTTACAATACACCCAGGCAGACAGATAAAATGGGAAAAGAAAATAAACTCGACTTTTCAGCAGTTGTTCAATGGCGGTGATTATTACATGCCAAAGTATGGGGAGAAAACAACAGTACACAACCTTTTGATTTACAACAGTGATTACAGTCATAGTGGCGAATACAGAGTGAATTGTGATCCCGCAGTGTCAAATACAGTGTATCTGAATATtg TTCCAACTCCCCCAACTGTTCCAGAATTCTCAGGGAATGAGAGCATACCCGAGTGTAAAGAATGTATACTAGCAGAACTGAATGTACCGGTAAACGTGGAATGTTTTGTGAGGGGAGGAACAGAGCCAGTAGTACTAAACATGTTTAAGGATGGGAATATTATCTCAAATGTGAACAAATCCATTACTGGCAGCAAAAATGGAGTTAATATCTACCATGCAAGGCACATATTTATTCCTAGTAAAATGGACTTTGATGTCGTGTTTACCTGCACTGTAAAGAATCCAGCGCTTAGGGTCGAATTAGTCATGTCTGCACCATTATACATAAGAG CTGATCCAGAAACTGTCAAAATAAAGGTTAAACAAACGACAGAAAATGAACCAAGTGAAATACAGTGTATAACAAAGAAAGGAAGACCGCCCAGAAAGTCATCGATACTCATCGATAATAATGAAGAAGTCAAAACTGAGAAGACAAGTGAAATTAAGACAGACCATACATACAGCGTAACAACAACGGTGGTCAAAAATTTCACTCGGTTTGATAACCAAAAGAAAGTGATGTGTTGCAGCGTTATCTTGAACCGTATTTGCAGCAACACGTCAAATGTAAATGTCTTAT TCCCACCGAAAATAGTTCGTGTCACAGAAATGATGAAGAGTAACGAAGACAATGGTGAAACAGAGTTAAAGTTAAGATGTTCTGTAGAAGCGTCAAATCCACGTAGTTCTATTGAATGGAAAGGAGTAAAAAAGGTTACAAGAACTctgacaataaaagaatatacCAACCACAGTGATACTCATGGATGGACATATTTCGCG GATTGGGTTTTCAATCTCACCAAAGATGATAACGGTCGTAGTATGAGATGTGAAGTTAAAAATCCACAATTCCCAAATTTAGAGTTAGTGCAGTCATACAGGccaaatattacat ATGCTCCAATTATCACAGTATCAGTATCAGGACAAGAAAATGGAGTTGCTTACCTTGGTGATGACGTGTTTCTTACTTGCCACGTAGATAGTAATCCTCCATCAACGCTCTCGTGGTACAATCAAACGGCCTTAATCAAAG gtgagcgacctaggaccatcttggccctcttgttttttgttttgttttttgaagaATTGTATGGAGCAAAGAACTTTGATCTTCCTCTCGTGAATATATCGTTTGATCATTCTCAGACATACACCTGCACAGCACGTAATAGCATTGGTAGCACCAAATCCAAAAACGTCACCCTGATCGTAAAAG atgCATCTGAGAAACCAGTAACTAAACCAACGACAGGCCAACAATCAGCTAGCTCCTCCGTGGCCGTAGCAGTAATTGGTTGCGTTATTGCGCTAGTTGTTGCAGTGATAGCGGTTATTGCGTTTCTCTACCGGCGAAAGAAACGACAGAACACATCACTGGAAAGAAAGGgaacatatcaaatgaaaatagaaGATAGAAAACC AAGTGTTCATCTAGTAGGCAATG AGCCTGTCTATAATAACGTGGCAACGTCTAGTAATGGAAATGCAGTGGAGGAACAACCAGAGTATGCGTTTGTAGTACCAAAGAATGAGAGAGAAAACGCCAATGCATGTCCAGAATCCGACAATGATGCTGAGAACGAAAGT CCTGAGAATGAGAAGGGAGACAACCTTGTTTATGCTGAACTTGATCTCAATCAAGATTCAAACAATGCAGTCAAACGTCCCCTGCTGATAAGAGATGAACCAACAGAATACGTGTCTATTGACTTCCATAAAACAGGAACGGTGACTATGAACGAAGACGGTGGAGAAATTTAG